The Glycine soja cultivar W05 chromosome 9, ASM419377v2, whole genome shotgun sequence sequence taagaatatattttttttcttcagaaaatagatatttttaataaaaataagtaatttctattttttatgtatttgtttgaacaattttttttttaaaaaaaatattttgttttttaagaaacaaatcttatatatttcttaaaaaaataattttttccgtCAAGAGAATcgaatatatatgtattgtacataatttgaaatttatttaactaatctttctttatctaatattctttaattataattatttttaaccaatctaatatattattatactaatatctttcaaaataaaaatttaatctatctttttctttactaaaatatatatttagatatCTTTATCCAAATAATTATTGGATTATTTTTGGGATGTTACACTTTACCCTCATTGCCATCGCGTGCAATGCTCTCACATTGCACGTAACAAAAAGATTACCTCCTTTAATAGGATCACCAAATCCATCAATTCATGATGTTGTTCACTTGAATTCGATTATGATTTATATGTTTAGTTGTGGAATTTTCGATCCAATAGAGGATCAGGATTGTGAATGATGAAATTAATTCATTAGAGTGTGTTTTGAGTGCTTCTTCTCATATTTCGTTTTGTGACAATTTTTGGCCGTCAATATTTGAATGTCGTTAACAACGTTAACTTCAAACTGATAGAAGGATcattttgaacttttttaaaaagataaagtaCCAAAGTAAactttctaaaagataaagaatcAAATAGGTCATTTGGTcaatttttaatgataattgaTAAATCTTGCAAATCAAAACCAATCttacattaataaataattttcaactagatcaaattctaacaaattgttattggattaaatttttatatcatGTATATTATACTTGAAGTGGATTAGAAGGTCATTAAAAATGGATTGAATAATTACACTCGACCGACTGATTATGACTTTTTCCGAAGAAAAAACACCCAACTTGTAAAGTTCTAAGAATATATTTGAGTTTAGTTTCAAGAAGTTTTGTTAGGAGCACTACTTATACTTTGGCAGtactttgtgtaaaaaaattccaaagatACTATTTTATATTGCTTGAGTAGCTACTAAAAATACCAAACTCCGGATACTCCGGATACTGTAGAGTTTATATATCTATATCCTATATTATAAAAGTGAAGTATAGGAAAAAGGCTATTGTGCCCCTGCTTAGAAAATTGGCACGTGTCCCTTTTGTTGGGTTTATGGtcattttattgtcatttttgtttgttgttcaGCAACAACACGTGTGTCTCAAAAATGCCTTACGAGTTTGCTTTTTTGCTCATAAAGCAAGTGTTGTGCCATGTGTCTGATGCTTAAGCTAGCTTGCACTCTTTGGTTGGGCACATGGTTTGGGTGTTTTGTGGAATCCGGTTGGCCATTGCTGTGTCATTTTGGTTTGTTTCATTTTTGAGTTGGAAACCAAAactgtttcttttctctttgctTTGTTCTGGATTTCAAGGTGTGAGGTTTTTAGTATACTCAGCATGGCTGTCTTTGTTTCAAGGTGTGAGGTTTTTAGTATATTGAGCATGGTTGTCTTTGCCTTtgatttgttttcaattttctttttgttttccagTTTGGTTTTGCTCCATTGCTCGGCTTGGCTGTGAGAAAAAAAGTAATGTTTTTTTGCTGAATGTTAGTTTGTATGTGTGTTACCTTTTCCGGGTGATTTTAGAACTCTTTTTCGTGTTTTTCTGAGTTTGGTGCTttgttttctaacttttttgttGTGCATGGCTGTGATTTTACAACTTTTCTTTGGTTGAGGAGTTTGTTTTCCAGTTTGGTTTTACTCGGTTGCTGGGTTTGGCTGTGAGAAGAAAAGATAATGTTTATGTTGTGGATGTATCTCTTACATGGTTTGGGTGTTTTATGGAATTCAGTTGGTTGTTGTTGTGTCATTTTGGTTTGTTTCATTTTCGAGTTGGAAATcaaaattgtttcttttttctttgatttcaatttttttttccagtttgGTTTGGCTCTGTTGCTTGGCTTGGTTGTGGGAAAAAAAGGTAATGTTTTATTGTTGATTGTCTTTGTGTTCGGTTTGTTTCCAGTTTGCATGTGTGTTACCTTTTGCGGGTGATTTTAGAAGTGTTTTTTCGTGTTTTTTTGAATTTGGtgctttgttttttaaattttttgttgtgcATGACTGTGATTTTATAGTTTTCCTTTGGTTGAGGAGTTTGTTTTCTAGTTTGGTTTTGCTGCGTTGCTGGGCTTGGCTGTGAGAAGAAAAGGCAATGTTTATGTTGTTCATGTCTCTGTTACCTTTCCCCCCTGATTTTAGAACTTTTTTTCGGTGTTttctaagttttgtttttttgttttttattgagttACGTTTGTTTTACAGTTTGCCTTTGGTTGGTTGTTCGTTTTGAGTGCGAGGAATGAAAGTTATACTTTTGTACCCATGTTTGGGTTTGGGTGAGAGAAGTTGAGCCTTAACTTGAGGATGGCTGTTTTTTGTATGCTTTGTTAGCTTTCGTGTTAATGCATTCTTATATGTTTGCCGCCTTTTTTGTTAACTCTATTTACTCACATGGTCAGgtgtttatttttatcaattcatatGCAGTTTGTTTTTTTGGTCACAGGTTGTTAACTTTGGTTTCGCGTGGTTGAGGTGCTAATTTAATTTTGCCCCCTTTGATTATATGCTTGGTTTTTAATTGATGTTTTGTTTTCCTTGGTGGTGTTGTTCAGGGTTTGTGATATAAATTTATGGCACGTGTTCCTGATAAGATTAAGTTGATAGATGGATCAAGGGAAACTCTTAAGCTTTCTGTAAGGATCACTGATCTTTGGTTCATTGGGATCCCTGAAAAGTCTGAACAAGCCGAAATGATGGTTGTTGATTCTGATGAATGTTTTTGGCcacttttttattatctatatcCTGTATTATTGACCATTCAATGATGTATTTATATACTTTGTATATTATAGGGATATGAAATTCATGTTGTTTGCAAACAAGATCAGCTAAAGTCTTGGAAGGCtgatttgaaggaaaatttGACTTATGTGATgcataattttaaagttatgaAGAATGATGGGAAATTCAGAATTTGTGGTcatgaatataaattatattttactggAGTTATTGTTGTTAGGCAATGTAATATGGAACACTTACCTTTTAGGAAATTCAGATTTGTTGATTTTTCCACTATCATTGCTGGTCATTTTGAAACTGGACTCTTGGTTGGTAAGATCGTTTGCAATTTGTGCATTGATTTTTATTGAGGTACTTATGGCTTTTCATATAACATGCGTTTATCTTGTGGTTGATTTAGACGTCATTGGCGTGGTTGATGAAGTGGTATTCCGATATGTTTCATAAAAAATACGAGGGCTGTTTTCAAATTAAAGGATTTGAGGTTATGTTTTAGGATTTAAGTTTTGAGTGTGTGTAATTGTTATTTGTATCTGATGATGATTCGATACTGATACATTTATTGTTGTTTGGTTCTGATAGTGGGCAGGTACTATCCTGCACACTCTGGGAAAATTACTGCTTACAGTTTTTGTCTTATTTGAAtgaggttgaagatgaaagacCCATCGTTATTCTTTTGACACATGCCAGGATCAAGGAAGCCCAGGGTCAATGTAAtgtgaaaattttcaattgCCATGCTTactaaataatgtttttttcagGTCTGATCTACAGGATCATATCCGTCGTCAGTCAGTAATTCTTTCAAGGCGTCTAAACTCATGATCAACGAGCTTGTGTTAGAAATCCAAGAATTCAGAGAGAGGTATTTTGACAATGTGTTACTTTTGTGTTTGTAATTTGAAACTGTTAAATATGTAACTAATCTTTGTTGTAGTTTTGCATTTGTTCTATTCTTATAGCCTTTTAAATTTAGGGATTGAGGTTAGATCAGTTTTGACGCCTATTGGACATGAGAGTTAACAGGTTTCAGGGTCATCTCAATTATCATCAAAAGATGCATTTCTGTCAAAGGCTGAAGCAAAAAATATCTCTCAAATTAATGACATTTATGAGATGATGTTCTTATTCATTTGTATCTTCTCTTTGTAGAAAATCTAATGCCCGTTTTTGCAAACAGGAAATTGTTTGTGTTACTGTCGTCAAGATTACAACTATAGTGATGGACAACCATTCATGGTGTTATCCGGCTTGCAGTCAATGTCACAAAAAAACTGACATAGAAACTATGTCATTCACATGTCCATGTGGCAAAGACAACGACCAACCTGTACTAAGGTCATTGATTCACTGCTTAATTGGTATGACCTTCATCAACTACTTTTTCTTATACTGGTATATACATTGGCAGGTATAGAGTTAAAGTGATGGTTAATCACAAGGGCGAACAAACCAAATTTTTGCTTTAGGACCGTGAATGTGCAGAGTTAATTGGTCAATCGGCGGATGAAGTCAACAGACTCAAAATAGAAGTATGTTATTGTATTatcatgtagtatttttttatttacaatcaaAATTTGTTAGGTTGCTATCCATTTTGATTGTTCATTTTAACTCATTGATTTTTTCCTTGCAAGGATGGCGATGTTGATTTAAATGCCTCTCTTCAAGTACTAGATAGGCTATTGGATTGTTTCCTTGCATTCAAAGTCAAGGTACAACCAAGGTTCAGGAATGCTGTTGTTCTTAGATATTCAGATGAATCAAACTTGATCAATGTTGTGCTGGATATGCTTCCCGATACTGAGGTTGTCTTTTGTCaagtgtattttaattattgtgaCTGTATCGATATATTCCATTTGTTTCTTTACTCTCAATCCATATATGATGCAACCATGTTGCAAGATCGAGCGTTCAATACTTGACTCGATTGACCCTACAGAGCTTGAATCTGTAAGCTAACAttgtctttttttgtttttcctggTGTATCTTACGATGATGGCATCAAAATTTAGCTCActcatcaattaatattttatgcagCAATCTATGTTTATTACCTCCGATGATGATCGTTCAATGCTTGACTCGACTGAGCCTACAGAGCTTGAATCTGTAAGCTACCATTGTCCTTATGTGTTTTTCCTAGTGTATCTTGTGATGATGGCAACAAAATTTACCTTACTGATcagttaatattttatgtagCAATTTGTCTCTGTTACTGCTGATAATGACCCTCTTCTCAGGATTCCATTGACACCAACTAAGCGTGCATCTTTTGATGAGTTGGATGATGGACCCAAAAACTTTGAGATTTCACATGCCAAAgtttcctcaaataaattagCGAAGCTTTGTCAACCTGAATGAATTATGCTATTCACGGGTTgtgttgaatgttttttttatcatcgtatgaataaattataatatttgccCCGTGGCACTTTTTGTGGTTTTTACACTCTTTGAATGTGCCACGTGGTTGGAATATTAAGTACTGGGTGTTTTGTAGAATCTCATTGCTGTGTCATTTTGGTTAAGCTCATTTTGCACTTcgaaaccaaaattgccccatgacACTTTTTGTGGTTTTTACAGTCTTTGGATGAGCCACATGGTTCGAACATTAAGTGCTGGGTGTTTTGTAGAATCCCATTCCTGTGTCATTTTGGTTAAGTTCATTTTGCAGTTCGAAA is a genomic window containing:
- the LOC114367771 gene encoding uncharacterized protein LOC114367771, producing the protein MARVPDKIKLIDGSRETLKLSVRITDLWFIGIPEKSEQAEMMVVDSDELGRYYPAHSGKITAYRSYPSSVSNSFKASKLMINELVLEIQEFRERKSNARFCKQEIVCVTVVKITTIVMDNHSWCYPACSQCHKKTDIETMSFTCPCGKDNDQPDRECAELIGQSADEVNRLKIEDGDVDLNASLQVLDRLLDCFLAFKVKVQPRFRNAVVLRYSDESNLINVVLDMLPDTEQSMFITSDDDRSMLDSTEPTELESQFVSVTADNDPLLRIPLTPTKRASFDELDDGPKNFEISHAKVSSNKLAKLCQPE